In Alphaproteobacteria bacterium US3C007, one genomic interval encodes:
- a CDS encoding manganese-dependent inorganic pyrophosphatase yields the protein MVLQVFGHKSPDTDSTGSPIIWAWYLSEIQGIPAQANLLGEPNNEALFMLQHWQLDKPEIISEVAPGAPVVIVDTNNPAELPDVINQADIRAVIDHHKLVGGLETKAPIDITIRPLACTATIMHDLMGADAAKMPRAVKGAMLSCILSDTLAFRSPTTTDHDRALAEALAEELSVNLSEYSAQMFAAKSDVSAFSDVELLRMDSKSFPVGDQTLRVSVLETTAPHVVLARKAALMAAMGPVALEDNVDQVLLFVVDILAEEATLLVPNEAVKSIAEKSFDVCVDGDSVVLPGVMSRKKQIVPQLTL from the coding sequence ATGGTTCTGCAGGTTTTTGGCCATAAATCGCCCGACACTGATAGCACGGGATCGCCGATCATATGGGCTTGGTATCTCAGCGAGATTCAGGGTATTCCTGCGCAAGCAAACCTGTTGGGAGAGCCCAATAATGAGGCGCTGTTTATGCTTCAGCATTGGCAGCTTGATAAACCTGAAATTATTTCAGAGGTTGCACCCGGGGCGCCTGTGGTGATCGTTGATACCAATAACCCTGCAGAATTGCCCGATGTAATCAATCAAGCCGATATTCGCGCTGTGATTGACCATCATAAACTGGTGGGTGGCCTTGAAACCAAAGCGCCGATCGATATTACCATTCGCCCCTTGGCCTGCACAGCTACGATTATGCATGATTTGATGGGCGCCGATGCTGCAAAAATGCCGCGTGCTGTTAAAGGCGCGATGCTGTCGTGCATTCTTTCTGATACTTTGGCGTTTCGCAGCCCGACAACCACCGATCATGATCGGGCCTTAGCCGAAGCTTTGGCCGAGGAGCTTTCTGTCAATCTAAGCGAATATTCTGCGCAAATGTTTGCCGCAAAATCGGATGTGTCGGCTTTTTCAGATGTTGAATTGCTGCGCATGGATAGCAAATCCTTCCCGGTGGGCGATCAGACCTTGCGCGTCTCGGTTTTGGAAACCACCGCACCACATGTGGTGCTGGCGCGCAAAGCGGCCTTGATGGCGGCGATGGGCCCGGTGGCGCTAGAAGATAATGTGGATCAGGTGTTGTTGTTTGTTGTCGATATCTTGGCCGAAGAGGCCACGCTTTTGGTGCCAAATGAGGCCGTTAAATCCATTGCGGAAAAGTCTTTTGACGTTTGCGTCGATGGGGATAGCGTGGTGTTGCCCGGTGTGATGAGCCGCAAAAAGCAGATCGTTCCTCAATTAACCTTATAA